The DNA segment TGAGTTACAAAGCCAAACTCTCCTACACTAAACTCTAAGACTCGATTATTCTCGGGCTGAGCTCCTTTGACCGTCCATTCTGGATCAACGAGTTACAACACGGTTAGATTAAACAACATGACCAAGCGATTATAAATTGGTCAACCAGTCACAACATGGTCAGATCAATAATAGTAATGACAAATCAACCACTTAATGTAGATTAAGGTAGATTAAATATCAACAAAAAGGTAAAAGTTCATAGCAATCACTGTATATAAAGGTATGAGATATGACTTTAAGATAATATTCACTTATTGCTGATGGAGcgattatttactaattttagcATTAGAGTACTTTTTACAGATACCATCCGAGCGGATTTTAGACAATGATGAAACTAAGTAGTTGACGATCCAAAATCTACTCAATCTATAACACAACTCGTTCAGTCTACGATAACCACAAGTCTAGTTAAGAATTtcacaaaacaaacaataaagtTATCCATAACAATTTTAGTCATGAGTTCAATTTTGTATGCTTCTCTTGTTTGATGTTTACTATGTTATCATAAGATCACTATGAGTAAACTTAgtggtttgtttttttatcttttagtgATTAGATGTTTGTTTTTTAGCGTTTCCATTGAGCATAAATCATTACATTAATATACTTTCATTCAAGTGTGTAATAAGTATTAGTGATGTATTAACCATAAATCATTATGGTCTTATGAAGAAAGTAGAAGATTATAGGTTTGAGAATCTATTAATGTTAAGTttaatgaatttgtttattCTCTAGACTCTCACATGAATGTTTTGTCTTgcttgttttaatatttttttattcctaaaTATTGAATATGAAGACATATATTAGTGTTTGAAGTACCTTATGTTTGATATATATtcaatatgtaaaatattttagtataataaatatcatattaattcaataataattgtttatcaTAACTCTTGAAcataatttcttattataatttcaattggTTAAAacactttaatttaataattattgttttgagtattaaatttataatctataaattcaaaaaactattgatttatttataattaattattatatttgaagttttatgatataattatatatttttaaagatttttttactATCTAGGAATCTAGATACAATAAAAGATTgttatttaacctttttaatgATAAACTATGtacgaattttttaaatataattttgtataaaaccTCTCTTATTTGATGTTGGCTcgaatattataatttaagaaaaaatctaATATGAACATTGTCACtttctattataatttatatgtaatttctAAATTCGATCCAAATACTCGTAAGACGTTTTCCAAGCCCTAATCCCTACTCACCCAAAATTTAGAAACGTGTCGTCTATGTTGTTCAGTCGTCGGAGTAGCTTCCAAACCTCTAACGGTGTCGCCTCCGAACACAGCCGTTATCGTTTCAAGTACCGGACAAACAATGTAgaatctcttttcttttcagtaATCTTGGAATTTCAAATTCGGTGGTTTTGATTCGTAACCAAggaaattaatttcaatttgctATTGTAGGGGTGCTGTGAAATTGAATATTCGTAATTGTTCGCAGAGAGTGGATGGCGTTGCCGCCGAGCCGGAACCTGATTGGAGCTTTGACGATCTTGTTTCGGAACTCAACGATTTGGAGACGAAGCTCGCTAATGCGACTTCTTCCGCCGAACGCTCTATACCTTTCGAAAAATCAAGAACTCGgtatatattttctctctttcaactTTTGGTTGTGGTTATTGCGAATTTGAACTGTGTTGACGGTTGAGGCGTGTCCAGTGGGAGAGAAATCGAGAAAGGGAGACCTTTCATATTGCGAGCCGATGAGTATGAGATGGAGGACTCGGAGAGCGAGGATGATGATCACGTAGACAAGGCATTGGTAGTAGCTGGCAGTGCCAAACGGTTCACTTGTGATGAACTTTATCTGAGGTGCTCATTTCTTGAACTTTagatttattcaaatattttgaatagGGAGAAAAATTAGCTACAGTTACGTTAGCGCTGGTTCTTCAGTTATCCGATTAGAATTGGGCCTGGCCTTCATTcgttaattttcataataaagaTTTACATTAGGGATTATGCAGGTTATGGAGGAGAAACCCTAATTCTGATTAGAGAATAATACAAAGAGTACCTAAGGAACTGTCATTAAGTTATATCTGTTGAATAATGGAAATGTCAACATGgatatttttttctagaaaaattgGGGTTGTCTTTATATTGGGTGTTTTGAGAGTAATGTTTGCATTTCCTTTGGCGTTTCAGTGACAGTGATGACGATTCGGACATTGTTTCTGGTTTTGAAGTGCGACCTTGCTTGATGGATGAATTGGGAGAGGTTGAAGGTGCCTTGTTTGAGTTGGCGCAGGAGCACCAGCTTAGGGTTAAGGTGAGGTATGGTGTTGATTGATGTCAATGCACTTGTTACCTGTTTGACTTATCAGTTAAAAGTTGGAATAATTTGTCTGGTGGATCACTGTATAACTTGTGATAAATTGTGAATCAACCTCATGGTTTGTTTTGTTATGTGGTTGACAGGATGAAATTAGGAATAAGATTTCGGCATTGGAGACAGCTTTGGTGAATGAAACTCAGAATTCTGCTTCTTCTCTCCTTCGAGTTGagaaatataaagaaacaagGCAGGAATTGGATAAAAAGTTTGACACTCAATATCAGCGTAGGATGTACGATTTCATTATCTCCCCACCCCTCATCTCTTCTTTCTAGGcattatgatttttctttcttctacgTATCTGTCTTGACAGACTTTTTTAGTTTTCTAGTTTTCAATGTATTGTATTTCTAGTTTTCTGTCAGAACTTTAAACAGTAGATTGGTTTTACTagtgtctattttttctatttgtttggaATGGGGGCATAATGTGTTTTGCATTTCTCTTTAAAAGATAAGATTAACCATTTTGTGGGAGGAAGATTGTTGAGATCAAGGAAAAGGTAGAGAAGATtatagatgaagaagaaaacattaTGAATTATTGTTAAAAACTACAAACTGATAACTTATGTAGAAATACAAATACTAACTAACGTAACTAGCAATATCTCTTAACACCCTCCTCAAACTCGTGTCGGAGAAGTTGGTAACTATAAGCTTGTCCCTTGACACTGCAAACTGCTTTCATGAGATAGGTTTGCTAAGGACTGTCCTGAACAAAGTAAAGATCCAATTCAAAATGTTTGGCTCTTTAGTGCAAGCTAGGATTATCTGCTAACAAATAATTCTAACATTTGTAAATAAAGACGTATCACTTTTAGCTGAGTGAAAACCCATTTGATGAGTCTAACTTGGTTTATGGAAACAGGACCTAGGGGCTTGCTTTAGACAGTAGATAGCTTTGTTTAATCTGCACACTTCTCCTTAATCACTTGAAGTGAATTATGGTGGCTGTAGCATTTGAACTGTTCCTTCTAAATTAACTTGTAAGAAAGCATTGTTGATGTCAACTTGATGAATGGGCCGATTGAAAGAAATTGCAAGAGTAAGAACAATATTGACAGTTGTTGGTTTGATAAATGACTGAATGTTTCAGAGAAGTCAAATCCTTCTGTTTGATGAAAGCCTTATGCTACTGATCTGGCCCTGTGCCTTTGAAAACTTCCATCTGCATTGCACTTAGATTTAAAAATCCATTTGCATCCCATGAGGTAAATCTACAAGAGGCCATGTGTTGTAAGACATATTAGCCTTCTACTCTATTGCATAGCTTTAGATCACTCAGGTTTGTTTAAAGCCTCTTTTCCCGAGGTAGGCTCAATTGTAGGATCATATTATCTATTCATAGCAGCAGcataggtttaataggtttgaATATACCAGCCTTAGCTCTTGTGGTCATAGAATGCCTATTTGTTACAATTTTCTCGAGAACACACAACATAGGACCTGTATGAAGCTGAGACACATTAGGAACTGAATATTCATTTGTATCATTTTCATTCTGTAATTCAGTACCAGAAACAGTATCATGTTGTTCACTCTCCAATTTTTTTAGTGCAGAAGCACTTGATAATCACTTGACAGCTGTTCAACGGGACCGTGAACTCAAATCACAAatagaagaaaggaaaataagaagTGATGCAGCTTACGAAGAGGCCAAGAGAAAGGCTGCTTTTGAAAAGCTGCAGCAAGAAAAGGCTAGAGCTGAAGCAGAGGTACCAGaacctttatattttagttgattgTGCTTGTTATTTGTCAAATTGTTAtgcatttatgtttttaaattgcATTTGACATGAAGCTGAAAACACCTGATGAGGTTAGTCTGCATAGGTCACAAccttttatcttaattttttttatagaaagtaCAAACTTTGGCCCAAATGCCCTTTCAttaattactttcaaattttgtgGGTGCAGGCCAAAGTTAGAGCTGCTGAGGAAGCAAAACGAGAAGCTGAGAGAAAAGCAGCAATGGAAGCTAGAAAACAGGCAGCAATTGAAGCTGAAAAAAAAGCAGTAAAGGAAGCCAGTGAAACTTCCAAAAGGGTTACTTCTGGAGGGACCCAACAAGCTGTTGGGGATTCAACAGATACATCAAACCTATCCAATGCTGAAAACAAGGAATATGGtattagttttcttcttttacattTATGATATCTTTCCAATGCCACTGTTAGTTTATGATGTTTTCCTGTTTGTCAACATCTAGTATGCAAGAACGCTTGCCTTTGTTTCAGACCATTAGACTATTACTTAGTTGGAAATTTGCTTTTTCTTGCCATATTTCTATTCTAAAGAAAttggttttcttcttgtcatatCAGCATTCTTTGGTGAGGCTACCTGCATAATCTGGTGTGATTTACCTGTTTGAATGTTTAGATCTATTATCTATGCATTGTTagtttttacatgttttatcaTCCAAGAAATCAACTGACTTAAAACAATCTTCAGGTAATTTATATCGAGCTGCACCAAGTGCTTTGAATCTAGAACAGGGGAGACTGCAGAAATTCAAAGAGCTATGTGAGAGAAACCAAATGATAAGATCAAGTTCTAATAAGGTATTCTTGAAAGGACATCTTGGGGATATTCATCTCAAGGTTTTCTAACTTACAAGCAACGacaatttttgttgatttttttatcatatagtTCAATATTATTCTAGAtaatataatgtatatttttaacattcttaTATTCACCTATCTGAGGCTTGAAATTTTTGCAGCACAAGAAAGTTGCTTCTGTCTATCTCACTTTATTGACTAACTAGCACACTTTGTGTCAACATCTGTTCAGGATTACACTCGGCACGAGGGTAATATTTCCCGGAATATAAGGCAAATAAGGGGTGTAAGAGACAATGTCAGGTAaagtgaatatttaattttgctAACGCatacctttttttattaatttttcatggTTTCTTGTACCATCAATTCTTTCTAAGGGGCAAATTTTATGTTCTAATTGTTCCTGTTTCAAAACTGTTGAAGAAATGTTTCAATCTGTGCCTAAAAGTAACAAGAATATCTAAGAAATGTAGACTGCTCAAGGATTTTATTTCC comes from the Vigna radiata var. radiata cultivar VC1973A chromosome 2, Vradiata_ver6, whole genome shotgun sequence genome and includes:
- the LOC106756624 gene encoding protein GLE1 isoform X3 translates to MLFSRRSSFQTSNGVASEHSRYRFKYRTNNRVDGVAAEPEPDWSFDDLVSELNDLETKLANATSSAERSIPFEKSRTRGREIEKGRPFILRADEYEMEDSESEDDDHVDKALVVAGSAKRFTCDELYLSDSDDDSDIVSGFEVRPCLMDELGEVEGALFELAQEHQLRVKDEIRNKISALETALVNETQNSASSLLRVEKYKETRQELDKKFDTQYQRRIAEALDNHLTAVQRDRELKSQIEERKIRSDAAYEEAKRKAAFEKLQQEKARAEAEAKVRAAEEAKREAERKAAMEARKQAAIEAEKKAVKEASETSKRVTSGGTQQAVGDSTDTSNLSNAENKEYGNLYRAAPSALNLEQGRLQKFKELCERNQMIRSSSNKDYTRHEGNISRNIRQIRGVRDNVRSKASELIKLLNDPQCPQSVSVEIFAKKVVSYCENPGNAPFASAYVIVLVTSQADSTRNGYFACRASHGLPLYRSKAPALQEVRLSIKGGILQKYWLSRSGWKVGEYRRLFKAVRIIHEGVWCTGSD
- the LOC106756624 gene encoding protein GLE1 isoform X1 codes for the protein MLFSRRSSFQTSNGVASEHSRYRFKYRTNNRVDGVAAEPEPDWSFDDLVSELNDLETKLANATSSAERSIPFEKSRTRGREIEKGRPFILRADEYEMEDSESEDDDHVDKALVVAGSAKRFTCDELYLSDSDDDSDIVSGFEVRPCLMDELGEVEGALFELAQEHQLRVKDEIRNKISALETALVNETQNSASSLLRVEKYKETRQELDKKFDTQYQRRIAEALDNHLTAVQRDRELKSQIEERKIRSDAAYEEAKRKAAFEKLQQEKARAEAEAKVRAAEEAKREAERKAAMEARKQAAIEAEKKAVKEASETSKRVTSGGTQQAVGDSTDTSNLSNAENKEYGNLYRAAPSALNLEQGRLQKFKELCERNQMIRSSSNKDYTRHEGNISRNIRQIRGVRDNVRSKASELIKLLNDPQCPQSVSVEIFAKKVVSYCENPGNAPFASAYVIVLVTSQIPHAMDILLAELHMACLYTVPKHLLYKKSAFQSKEAYFRSIGYREVDGKLESTEDYLKRLESYMKVYGALVQTETTNVQNFHGLPEGWAWLARFLNTLPANHYTAVSLNAFLQMAGFALFKRYKSQFLKMLNVISENFLVDLKSRNIPELTKTITEIQTYIEDKKFLQEPEGKSLQSNLLSNVYVNY
- the LOC106756624 gene encoding protein GLE1 isoform X2, yielding MGAVKLNIRNCSQRVDGVAAEPEPDWSFDDLVSELNDLETKLANATSSAERSIPFEKSRTRGREIEKGRPFILRADEYEMEDSESEDDDHVDKALVVAGSAKRFTCDELYLSDSDDDSDIVSGFEVRPCLMDELGEVEGALFELAQEHQLRVKDEIRNKISALETALVNETQNSASSLLRVEKYKETRQELDKKFDTQYQRRIAEALDNHLTAVQRDRELKSQIEERKIRSDAAYEEAKRKAAFEKLQQEKARAEAEAKVRAAEEAKREAERKAAMEARKQAAIEAEKKAVKEASETSKRVTSGGTQQAVGDSTDTSNLSNAENKEYGNLYRAAPSALNLEQGRLQKFKELCERNQMIRSSSNKDYTRHEGNISRNIRQIRGVRDNVRSKASELIKLLNDPQCPQSVSVEIFAKKVVSYCENPGNAPFASAYVIVLVTSQIPHAMDILLAELHMACLYTVPKHLLYKKSAFQSKEAYFRSIGYREVDGKLESTEDYLKRLESYMKVYGALVQTETTNVQNFHGLPEGWAWLARFLNTLPANHYTAVSLNAFLQMAGFALFKRYKSQFLKMLNVISENFLVDLKSRNIPELTKTITEIQTYIEDKKFLQEPEGKSLQSNLLSNVYVNY